The following proteins are co-located in the Oryzias melastigma strain HK-1 linkage group LG8, ASM292280v2, whole genome shotgun sequence genome:
- the pycr1a gene encoding pyrroline-5-carboxylate reductase 1a → MSVGFIGAGQLAHALVRGFSAAGVIATHRITASSPDTDLPTVHQLRKLGINLTTSNKETVNKSDVLFLAVKPHIIPFVLDEIGPDIEDRHLIVSCAAGVTISSIEKKLQLYQTSPKVMRCMTNTPVVVREGATVYATGTHADVEDGKLLEQLMASVGYCTEVEEDLIDAVTGLSGSGPAYAFTAVDALADGGVKMGLPRRLAVRLGAQALLGAARMLLDSEQHPGQLKDNVCSPGGATIHALHVMESGGFRSLLINAVEASCVRTRELQYLADQEKISAAAIKKTTLDKVLQQPGVTADAVGIRSGGISIFNSSKPRTKKK, encoded by the exons ATGAGTGTGGGCTTCATAGGAGCGGGACAGCTGGCCCACGCGTTGGTGCGAGGCTTCTCCGCTGCAG GAGTAATTGCCACTCACAGAATCACAGCCAGTTCTCCAGACACGGACCTCCCCACAGTTCATCAGTTGCGG AAACTGGGCATTAATTTGACCACCAGCAACAAGGAGACGGTAAACAAAAGTGATGTCCTGTTTTTGGCTGTAAAACCTCACATCATCCCTTTTGTACTGGATGAAATTGGGCCTGACATTGAGGATCGACACCTGATTGTGTCATGTGCTGCAGGCGTTACAATCAGCTCTATAGAAAAG AAACTGCAGTTGTATCAAACCTCTCCAAAAGTGATGCGCTGCATGACCAACACTCCAGTGGTGGTACGAGAAGGAGCCACTGTGTATGCCACAGGTACACATGCAGACGTGGAGGATGGAAAGCTGCTGGAACAGCTGATGGCCAGCGTTGGCTACTGCACTGAAGTGGAGGAGGACCTGATTGATGCCGTCACCGGCCTGAGTGGCAGCGGCCCTGCTTAT GCATTCACAGCAGTTGATGCTCTCGCTGACGGTGGAGTGAAAATGGGCCTTCCGAGGAGACTGGCTGTGCGGCTTGGAGCACAAGCCCTGCTG GGTGCAGCTCGAATGTTGCTGGATTCGGAGCAACACCCCGGGCAGCTCAAGGACAACGTGTGTTCACCAGGGGGCGCCACCATTCATGCGCTTCATGTCATGGAGAGTGGAGGCTTCAGAAGTCTCCTTATAAATGCTGTGGAGGCTTCTTGTGTAAGGACAAG ggAACTTCAGTATTTGGCTGACCAAGAGAAGATCTCTGCAGCTGCTATTAAGAAGACGACACTGGACAAAGTGCTTCAGCAGCCTGGAGTGACAGCAGATGCTGTGGGAATAAGATCAGGGGGGATCAGTATCTTCAACAGCAGTAAGCCTAGAACCAAAAAGAAATGA
- the LOC112146640 gene encoding myeloid-associated differentiation marker-like protein 2, with amino-acid sequence MDAHGGHYLNKEAVLSPLGAARMCQLLLGCTIMALVSHGAGYSATYGNFCMFVWCFCFAVTLVVFTLDITRLHTCMPISWDNFTVAFAMLATLMYITASVVYPVYFLQTEWSDEEWEVQAYRIAVTVCSSICCFPYGVEVFLTQAKPGAVVGYMATLSGLLKVVQAFVACIIFGALANDSEYTNYIATQYCVVVYSLCFSITVVVIVLTVSGRTSALRFPFDRFVVVYTFFAVILYLSTALIWPIFSFDKKYGTTTRPEDCPRGECPWDSKLVVAVFTNVNLILYFIDVIYSQRIRFISSSAA; translated from the coding sequence ATGGATGCTCATGGAGGACATTACCTCAACAAAGAGGCTGTGCTGTCACCTTTGGGGGCAGCCCGGATGTGCCAGCTGCTGCTTGGCTGCACCATAATGGCCCTTGTGTCCCACGGTGCGGGCTACAGTGCCACCTACGGAAacttctgcatgtttgtgtggtGTTTCTGCTTCGCCGTCACGCTGGTTGTGTTCACCCTGGACATCACCCGTCTGCACACCTGCATGCCCATCTCCTGGGATAACTTCACAGTGGCTTTTGCCATGCTGGCAACACTCATGTACATCACCGCCTCAGTCGTCTACCCCGTCTACTTCCTCCAAACCGAGTGGTCCGATGAGGAATGGGAGGTCCAAGCCTACCGCATCGCAGTCACGGTTTGCTCCAGCATCTGCTGCTTTCCGTACGGAGTGGAGGTTTTCCTGACTCAAGCCAAACCTGGAGCCGTGGTGGGCTACATGGCCACTCTCTCTGGTCTGCTTAAGGTGGTGCAGGCTTTTGTGGCCTGCATTATTTTTGGGGCCCTTGCCAACGACAGTGAGTACACCAACTACATTGCCACGCAGTACTGTGTAGTTGTGTACAGCCTGTGTTTCTCCATCACCGTGGTAGTGATCGTACTGACGGTGTCCGGCAGAACCTCCGCTTTACGGTTCCCGTTTGACCGCTTTGTGGTGGTGTACACCTTCTTTGCCGTGATCCTCTACCTCAGTACTGCACTGATCTGGCCCATCTTCAGCTTCGATAAGAAGTATGGCACCACCACTCGACCTGAGGACTGCCCACGAGGAGAATGCCCTTGGGACAGCAAACTGGTGGTGGCAGTTTTTACCAACGTCAACCTCATTTTATACTTTATTGATGTTATTTACTCACAGAGGATTCGCTTCATCTCCAGTTCTGCTGCGTGA
- the notum1a gene encoding palmitoleoyl-protein carboxylesterase notum1a translates to MRSTRMVSSVLLLVLMQSGALCARRFRGGRNPQPRRAPPSPTHRADRGDTTESFPLDFTAVEENMDNFMTQVKNLAQSLYPCSAQKLDYDMKLNFLKNTSVTCNDGSPAGYYLKESRGSRRWLIFLEGGWYCFNKENCDSRYETMRRFMSSSKWPQTKTGTGILSPLPEENPHWWNANMVFIPYCSSDVWSGATAKTEQNFYAFMGSLIIQEVVKDLLNKGLDNAKVLLLAGSSAGGTGVLLNVDAVAELLEGLGHTGIQVRGLSDSGWFLDNKQYQCTDCGDTAACAPTETIKRGFKYWGAVVPERCRQTHEGEEWNCFFGYRVFPSIKSPVFVVQWLFDEAQLTVDNIQLTGQPVQEGQWRYIQNLGTELRNTLKDVPAMFAPACLSHELITRNYWIDVQVKGTSLPRALHCWDRSLQDNRNNKAPPKACPVHLIDSCPWPHCNPTCPTIRDQFTGQEMNVFQFLMHMGFDVQKMAQQQGMDPSKLLGMLSSGS, encoded by the exons ATGAGATCGACCAGAATGGTTTCATCAGTTCTGCTGCTGGTGCTGATGCAGTCCGGCGCTCTGTGCGCGCGGCGGTTCCGGGGTGGCCGCAACCCACAACCACGGCGCGCGCCCCCTTCTCCCACTCACCGAGCGGACCGGGGCGACACCACGGAGAGCTTCCCGCTGGATTTCACGGCAGTGGAGGAAAACATGGATAACTTCATGACACAAGTGAAAAACCTGGCGCAGTCGCTGTATCCGTGCTCCGCGCAGAAGCTTGACTACGACATGAAGCTGAACTTTCTGAAGAACACATCCGTCACCTGCAACGACGGTAGTCCTGCGGG ATACTACCTGAAAGAGTCTCGGGGAAGCAGGCGGTGGCTTATATTCCTTGAAG GCGGCTGGTACTGTTTCAACAAGGAAAACTGCGACAGTCGATACGAAACTATGAGGAGGTTTATGAGCTCATCTAAGTggccacaaacaaaaacag GCACAGGGATCCTGTCGCCGCTGCCTGAGGAGAACCCTCACTGGTGGAATGCAAACATGGT TTTCATTCCATACTGCTCCAGTGACGTGTGGAGCGGCGCTACAGCCAAAACAGAGCAAA ATTTTTACGCCTTCATGGGGTCGCTGATCATCCAAGAGGTAGTGAAAGATCTGCTGAACAAAGGTCTGGACAACGCCAAAGTCCTCCTGTTAGCAGGAAGCAG TGCTGGCGGCACAGGGGTTCTGCTGAATGTGGACGCCGTCGCTGAGCTGCTGGAGGGTTTGGGCCACACGGGGATCCAAGTGCGAGGCCTCTCGGACTCTGGCTGGTTCCTGGACAACAAGCAGTACCAGTGCACAGACTGTGGAGACACCGCGGCCTGTGCCCCCACAGAGACCATTAAAAGAGGCTTTAA ATACTGGGGAGCAGTGGTGCCAGAGAGGTGCAGACAAACCCACGAAGGAGAGGAGTGGAACTGCTTCTTTGGATATAGAGTCTTCCCTTCAATTAAAA GCCCCGTGTTTGTGGTTCAGTGGCTCTTTGATGAGGCCCAGCTGACTGTCGACAATATCCAGCTAACAGGGCAACCTGTGCAGGAGGGCCAATGGCGCTACATCCAGAATCTGGGCACTGAGCTGAGAAACACACTCAAGGATGTCCC GGCTATGTTTGCTCCGGCATGCCTGTCCCATGAACTTATCACCAGAAA CTACTGGATCGACGTGCAGGTTAAAGGCACTTCATTACCCAGAGCCCTGCACTGCTGGGACCGCAGCCTCCAGGACAACAGGAACAACAAGGCTCCGCCCAAAGCCTGCCCGGTGCATCTGATCGACAGCTGCCCGTGGCCGCACTGCAACCCCACCTGCCCCACCATCCGAGACCAGTTCACGGGGCAGGAGATGAACGTTTTTCAGTTCCTCATGCACATGGGCTTCGATGTGCAAAAGATGGCCCAGCAGCAGGGCATGGACCCCAGCAAACTACTGGGCATGCTCAGTAGCGGCAGCTAA